In a single window of the Tellurirhabdus bombi genome:
- a CDS encoding KdsC family phosphatase → MTAIQERFKQITTFIFDVDGVMTDGSVNALESGEQYRTFNIKDGYAIERAIFSGYRVAILSAGSQVGVRKRLEFLKIKDVMMGGPTDQKIHAYLGYLNQHKISEEEVLYMGDDIPDFPVLRRPNLLSTCPADAVDEIQAVCNYISPKGGGQGAVRDVIEQVMKAQNKWLSWVSNDQPFALHNEK, encoded by the coding sequence ATGACAGCAATTCAGGAGCGATTTAAACAGATTACAACCTTTATTTTTGATGTTGATGGCGTAATGACCGACGGATCTGTCAACGCGCTGGAATCGGGTGAGCAATACCGGACTTTCAACATTAAAGATGGGTATGCCATCGAGCGGGCCATTTTTTCGGGTTATCGGGTGGCCATTCTTTCGGCTGGCAGTCAGGTGGGTGTTCGGAAGCGGCTGGAGTTCCTGAAAATCAAGGATGTGATGATGGGAGGCCCAACCGACCAGAAAATTCATGCTTATCTGGGTTATCTGAACCAGCACAAAATCAGTGAGGAAGAAGTGCTGTACATGGGCGACGATATTCCAGATTTCCCTGTATTGAGACGCCCCAATCTACTAAGCACCTGCCCTGCTGATGCCGTTGATGAAATTCAGGCGGTTTGTAATTACATCTCACCAAAAGGGGGCGGCCAGGGTGCCGTGCGCGATGTCATCGAACAAGTCATGAAAGCGCAGAACAAGTGGCTATCCTGGGTATCCAACGACCAGCCATTTGCGCTGCATAATGAAAAATAG
- a CDS encoding isoaspartyl peptidase/L-asparaginase family protein — protein sequence MKKLVLILVGLSLSFMLNAQDYKNKITLVIHGGAGTITRKNMTPEKEKGYRAALTQALEAGYAVLKKGGTSLDAVEAAIHVMEDSPLFNAGKGAVFTHEGKNELDASIMDGKTGMAGAIAGVTNIKNPITAARKVMEKSEHVMLIGKGAEEFAQKQGVELVEPAYFYTEARWNALQEAIKEERVELDHSARDTTGAVVDDEIFVEGKKYGTVGCVALDQYGNLAAGTSTGGMTNKRYGRVGDAPIIGAGTYASNETCAVSATGHGEYFIRSVVGYDISALMEYKGYNVQKAANEVVMKKLVDRKGEGGVIALDRKGNVAMPFNSEGMYRGFIKADGVSEVKIYKD from the coding sequence ATGAAGAAATTGGTCTTAATTCTGGTGGGTCTTAGCTTATCATTTATGCTCAACGCTCAGGATTACAAGAACAAAATTACCCTCGTCATTCACGGCGGAGCGGGGACTATTACCCGCAAAAACATGACGCCTGAAAAAGAAAAAGGCTATCGAGCAGCTCTAACGCAGGCACTTGAGGCAGGGTATGCCGTGCTAAAAAAAGGCGGTACCAGTCTGGATGCCGTCGAAGCAGCGATTCACGTTATGGAAGACTCGCCTTTGTTCAATGCAGGAAAGGGCGCCGTTTTTACACACGAAGGTAAAAATGAGTTGGATGCCTCGATCATGGACGGAAAAACAGGCATGGCCGGAGCAATTGCGGGGGTAACAAACATCAAAAACCCGATTACGGCGGCTCGTAAAGTGATGGAGAAATCCGAACACGTCATGCTGATCGGAAAAGGAGCTGAGGAATTTGCGCAGAAACAAGGCGTAGAGCTAGTAGAACCGGCTTATTTTTATACCGAAGCTCGCTGGAACGCCTTGCAGGAAGCCATCAAGGAAGAACGGGTGGAGCTGGATCATTCAGCCAGGGATACAACCGGCGCAGTGGTAGATGATGAAATTTTTGTAGAAGGGAAAAAATACGGGACGGTGGGTTGCGTGGCGCTAGATCAATATGGCAACCTGGCAGCGGGAACCTCAACGGGCGGCATGACCAACAAGCGGTATGGTCGTGTGGGCGATGCACCCATCATTGGCGCTGGCACCTACGCCAGCAATGAAACCTGTGCAGTTTCGGCAACGGGTCACGGGGAGTATTTTATCCGCTCGGTGGTGGGCTACGATATCTCCGCTTTAATGGAGTATAAAGGGTATAACGTGCAGAAGGCCGCCAACGAAGTTGTGATGAAAAAACTCGTTGATCGGAAAGGCGAAGGCGGCGTGATTGCACTCGACCGAAAAGGAAACGTGGCCATGCCCTTCAACTCGGAAGGCATGTACCGGGGTTTTATTAAGGCAGACGGCGTATCAGAAGTGAAGATATACAAAGACTAA